In Candidatus Paceibacterota bacterium, the DNA window CGAGCTCCTTTGCCGTTATCTCCAGTTTACGTCGAACAACCTCTTTTTCCTTGGCTAGAACCTTAAGGTTTCGAATTATTTCATTGGATACTGAGGTTATAACTTTTTTTTTCATAAAATTTTTAAATTTCCAGTATTTCTTCTATTTTCTTCACAATAGCATGGAGCTTCCAGTCAGATTTTATTAAATAATGTGTTAATTTATGAACTAGTAAATCGTCTACAAACTGTTCGTTGGGGCCACTTAAATTGGTTAAAATAATAATTGGCACCTTCTCTCCCCATTTATCTTTTCTGATGTTCTTTAAGGCCGTTATGCCGTCCATTTCAGGCATAATAAGATCGAGTAAGATAAGGTCTGGGTGTTTTGAGAGCGCCAAAACCACACCTTCTTTTCCATTTCTAGCCTCAATTGATAGAAAATTTTTAATATGAAGAATATCAACTATTGCGCTGCGGAGACTTTTTTCATCCTCGATTATTAGTATCGTTTTTTGTTTTTTCATAATATTTTCTCTATACACATGAGCCGAACAAGAACGAAAACCATTACAACAAAACAAAGAGGGCGCAAAAAAACCTTTTTGGTAATTTTCCAAAAAGATTTTTTTGTTTAACCTAAATCTCTCCAATACTATTGATTAGTATAAAAAGAAGAAGGTGGGGTTATACTTGCGTTGTTTGACGAATCTAGTACTTCAACCAAGTAATAATACCTAGTATTTGGACTAAGACCGTTTATGTTTACGTTATGATACGTTTTTGAGGCGCCATCATATTGTGCCAAGATACCACTTACACCAGGCTCAACAGAATGAATGCCGGTCTGGTCAAAGGTGTTACTTAGCATAATTGGTGAAGTGCTGTAGTAAACCTTCCCACGAGCCAGACTGTCGGTATTCCAACTGACAGAGGCACTTGTATTAGTGGTGGTGATGTTTAAGCTGGTAATAAGTGGTGCAACTAAGTCTGCCCCAACACTTATACCACCAACCATCTGAGCATTAAGGACCGAAAGCGTTATCGGACCAACTCTACCGACAGTATCAATGCCGTTACGCGCCTGGAAATTCGATACGGCAGACTTTGTTAGAGGACCAAAATACCCAGTCACGAGACCTTGGGGGTAAATAGTTTGATCCAAAGCCAAGAATGTCTGAAGGGCGGAAACATCCGACCCACTCATTCCAATTTCCAACTGACGGTTTAGCGTTTCTGCTTGCGCAAACAAAGGCGTGCTGATAATTACTGCTGCTGACAAAATTATTCCCGCCTCCAAAAGAAAGCGATTCAATATTTCTGTGTAATTTATAGTTTTAGACATATTTTTTTTATTATTGTTATTAATTTAAGCTTCTAAATAATCGTTCGACCTGAAAACTACCCTCACTACAATAATTGCCGTTTATATATCTAACCGATTACAGGTTGTACTGATTAAAAAATAAATAAACTAGCAAATTAATGTTACAGATGCTTTTTAATATGGTTCCATGAACGCTTTGCCTCCTTAACAAGAATCTTTTCTTCTGCAATGGAAAGTTTTTTTGCTTTGGCATATTTCTTAACACTTTGATCAACAAGAGTGTTGTATTCTGACTCGCCAAGATTTTTTAACTTCTTCACTTGCGGTGCCATATAACGATAGAAATCTCCGGAAAGTTTCTTGATATCAGTTCCTATTTTCTTCCCTGCTTCTGACGTTATAAGTATTCCAGCCACAACACCGAGCACTGCCCCTACCAAAGCCCCTTCTAAAAGTTTTCCACTATTTCCTTTTGTGTTTTTTTTATTAACTATTTTTTTGTTCATTTTTTATTATTTACTATATTTCTTATTAATTACTTTTACACGACCTTCCTTTACGTATTTTGACGGACGCTTCCTAAAAAAATATGAAAGTACTGGCAGTTCTGAAAGTCTTTCTAGGGCTTCGCTTATCCTCTCCCCCACTTCCGACGAAACATTAGTAATGTTGTCGGAAATCTTTTTAAGATCTTGGGCTACGCTTACTAGGTGATACGCAATAACAGTCATCAAAACTCCAACTACCATTACGGCCAAAGAAATTGTTAGATTGAAAACTATTTCGGAGAAAATAAGTACTGTTTCCATGTTAACAATGCCGACCAAACCGCCTACTTGTTACACTTGATATAATCAACACAACGTGGTACTATTTGGGTAAGATATTCTATTCCACTGGGTGCCATGTAATGTCACACAGCTATCGTTTCCACAAAAAGAACTGGCCCGCAACCAAACACGACAACAAACTCAGTACCCGTCGTAATCTTGATGTAATGAAACAAACCAAGAAACGTCATAGGTTGTAACTACTTAAACTAAAATGAATAAAAAGGAAACAGCCCAACAACAAAGAGCGCTAACTTTAGCGCATGGAGAATACGAGAAAGGTCTTAACTCGCATGCGTTTTTTAAAACGCATAGCCATGAGATTGGCGAGGATTTAGTTCAAGACACCTTCATGAAGACGTGGGCGTATCTGGTTAAAGGGGGAAAAATTGATGTGATGA includes these proteins:
- a CDS encoding fibronectin type III domain-containing protein, coding for MSKTINYTEILNRFLLEAGIILSAAVIISTPLFAQAETLNRQLEIGMSGSDVSALQTFLALDQTIYPQGLVTGYFGPLTKSAVSNFQARNGIDTVGRVGPITLSVLNAQMVGGISVGADLVAPLITSLNITTTNTSASVSWNTDSLARGKVYYSTSPIMLSNTFDQTGIHSVEPGVSGILAQYDGASKTYHNVNINGLSPNTRYYYLVEVLDSSNNASITPPSSFYTNQ
- a CDS encoding YtxH domain-containing protein, which gives rise to MNKKIVNKKNTKGNSGKLLEGALVGAVLGVVAGILITSEAGKKIGTDIKKLSGDFYRYMAPQVKKLKNLGESEYNTLVDQSVKKYAKAKKLSIAEEKILVKEAKRSWNHIKKHL
- a CDS encoding response regulator encodes the protein MKKQKTILIIEDEKSLRSAIVDILHIKNFLSIEARNGKEGVVLALSKHPDLILLDLIMPEMDGITALKNIRKDKWGEKVPIIILTNLSGPNEQFVDDLLVHKLTHYLIKSDWKLHAIVKKIEEILEI